In Candidatus Nanopelagicales bacterium, the following are encoded in one genomic region:
- a CDS encoding NUDIX hydrolase, which produces MAPDQGSTPVRAAGVILLRGTQGRYETLVVHRPHRSDWSLPKGKIDPGEHVINAAIRECDEETGIQAILGSRLPTQEYIALGRAKTVEYWVAQARNEEEFVPNDEVDELRWIPAQQAKSLLTYEHDIALVEQAATLPQTVPLIILRHTQAVKRSDFKGKHDYERPISGKGRSQSKGLMPLLDAYGITAVHSSDSERCMQSVKRYAKSINVPVIPEPALSEERFLDNPKKVENRMLDLLSQHQAMVVCSHRPVMPTILSALAQATGGDASRPQWDPKLQPGSFIVLHRAFAPDGTPRIVSMERHQLED; this is translated from the coding sequence GTGGCCCCTGATCAAGGTTCAACTCCGGTTCGCGCAGCTGGCGTGATTTTGCTTCGAGGCACCCAAGGGCGTTATGAAACCCTCGTCGTTCATCGGCCTCATCGCAGCGACTGGTCACTCCCAAAGGGAAAGATTGATCCGGGTGAACACGTCATTAATGCCGCAATTCGCGAGTGTGATGAAGAAACGGGTATCCAAGCAATTCTCGGATCGCGTTTACCCACCCAGGAATACATCGCCTTAGGCCGAGCAAAGACTGTTGAATATTGGGTTGCCCAGGCTCGAAACGAAGAAGAGTTTGTTCCTAATGACGAGGTCGATGAGCTTCGTTGGATACCTGCTCAGCAAGCAAAAAGCCTGCTGACCTACGAGCACGACATCGCGCTCGTGGAACAGGCCGCAACGTTGCCCCAGACTGTTCCACTCATTATTTTGCGCCATACCCAAGCCGTGAAGCGCTCGGACTTCAAGGGCAAGCATGATTATGAACGTCCGATTAGTGGCAAGGGACGCAGCCAATCAAAAGGACTCATGCCGCTGCTTGATGCCTACGGCATCACCGCTGTGCATTCATCTGATTCAGAACGCTGTATGCAAAGCGTGAAGCGCTATGCAAAATCTATAAATGTGCCCGTTATCCCTGAGCCGGCTTTAAGTGAAGAACGTTTTCTCGACAATCCAAAAAAAGTTGAAAACCGAATGCTGGATCTCTTGAGTCAGCACCAAGCGATGGTTGTGTGCTCACATAGGCCCGTCATGCCTACGATTTTATCTGCCCTGGCCCAAGCCACTGGCGGCGATGCGTCAAGACCACAGTGGGACCCCAAGCTTCAACCAGGATCATTCATTGTGTTGCATCGCGCATTCGCCCCTGACGGCACTCCGAGAATCGTCAGCATGGAACGACATCAACTCGAAGATTGA
- a CDS encoding CYTH and CHAD domain-containing protein — translation MSTPTTHREIERKFRVHALFAWPELSDLNATVQEHPTVSMRAVYHDTAELTLFRWKVTLRRREGGLDAGWHLKLPVESMSEGVRDELHVALNAGAVGQVPAELADIITPLVRDLPLAPVVELRTERSPRVLTSPEGKPLVEVVDDVVTVIDLNGTAVGIFRELEIELLDNDDPAAHELLEEVSSLLMHVGAIPGTMSKAASALGPRATAPADVPELPMPGPSGMAVDAIRSTIATHVRALIFADIAVRRNLPDAVHQVRVAARRLRSNLRTFESLLNHEWALALEEELAWLADEMGMIRDSEVLEERLLNHANDLLPGDAELASSAIRVYLDRRIETARAGAMAALRSDRHTYLIEDLVTATRSPQMLDIAYQPCEIVFPPLIERSWKALAKSCGQLKIHGPAPEWHRARIKAKRARYAVDVVVPIFGNQAKKFAKSLSEVTELLGEHQDAFVAQEFLRELANTNEVDATTGFALGLLHGVELNYEMQDRYTFADTWDKARKTAQSSGLV, via the coding sequence GTGAGTACCCCAACCACGCATCGTGAAATTGAGCGCAAGTTTCGCGTTCACGCTCTATTTGCGTGGCCGGAGCTCTCGGATCTCAATGCAACTGTTCAGGAACACCCGACAGTTTCAATGCGCGCGGTGTATCACGACACTGCTGAACTCACCCTCTTTCGATGGAAGGTCACTCTCCGTCGCCGTGAAGGAGGTCTTGATGCAGGTTGGCATCTCAAACTTCCAGTGGAAAGCATGTCCGAAGGTGTGCGCGATGAACTTCATGTTGCGTTAAACGCTGGAGCAGTTGGTCAAGTTCCTGCTGAACTCGCCGACATCATCACCCCACTTGTGCGCGACTTACCACTAGCTCCAGTGGTGGAACTGCGAACTGAACGTAGCCCCCGAGTCTTGACTTCACCAGAAGGCAAACCACTGGTTGAAGTGGTCGACGATGTCGTCACTGTTATTGATCTCAACGGTACGGCGGTCGGGATTTTCCGAGAGCTTGAAATTGAACTCCTTGATAACGATGATCCTGCGGCCCATGAGCTTCTTGAAGAAGTCAGTTCGCTACTTATGCATGTTGGTGCAATTCCGGGAACAATGAGCAAGGCCGCAAGCGCTCTAGGCCCACGAGCCACTGCACCTGCAGATGTTCCAGAACTCCCAATGCCGGGGCCAAGCGGGATGGCTGTCGATGCGATTCGTTCCACAATCGCAACCCATGTACGTGCCCTCATTTTTGCTGACATCGCCGTGCGCAGGAACCTGCCAGACGCTGTACACCAAGTTCGGGTAGCGGCACGTCGACTGCGTAGCAACTTACGCACATTTGAGTCATTGTTAAATCATGAGTGGGCATTGGCTCTCGAAGAAGAACTCGCTTGGCTCGCTGATGAAATGGGCATGATCCGCGACAGTGAGGTTCTCGAAGAGCGCCTTCTTAATCATGCCAATGACTTACTGCCAGGTGATGCGGAATTAGCTTCAAGCGCTATTCGTGTATATCTCGATCGGCGTATTGAGACCGCACGTGCAGGAGCCATGGCTGCGTTACGAAGTGATCGACATACGTACCTTATTGAAGATCTCGTGACTGCTACGCGCTCGCCCCAAATGCTCGATATTGCATATCAGCCATGCGAAATCGTGTTTCCCCCTCTGATTGAGCGCTCATGGAAGGCCCTTGCGAAATCCTGTGGCCAGTTAAAAATCCATGGACCCGCGCCTGAGTGGCATCGTGCACGCATCAAAGCTAAACGTGCCAGGTACGCAGTCGATGTCGTCGTGCCAATTTTCGGAAATCAAGCCAAGAAGTTCGCAAAGTCGTTATCTGAAGTCACAGAACTCCTAGGCGAGCACCAAGATGCATTTGTTGCTCAAGAGTTCTTGCGTGAATTAGCCAATACCAATGAAGTTGACGCCACCACTGGATTCGCACTCGGTCTCCTACACGGAGTGGAACTCAATTACGAAATGCAGGATCGTTACACCTTCGCGGATACTTGGGATAAAGCACGTAAAACTGCGCAGAGTTCGGGACTGGTGTAA
- a CDS encoding RNA degradosome polyphosphate kinase has protein sequence MSNSFTDLPVDRFLDRELSWLAFNQRVLELAEDANLPVLERAKFLAIFASNLDEFFMVRVAGLKRRIATGIAVRSASGKSPKDVLESIWERAHALQREHAQVFQGEVLPEMRSAGIELLRYEQLTADERDFLDKFFHAQVFPVLTPLAVDPSHPFPYISGLSLNLAVVVRNPVTGNELFARVKVPPLLPRFVALGSQRFVPLEDLMASHLNELFPGMQILQHHSFRVTRNEDVEVEEDDAENLLLALERELMRRRFGPPVRLEVEASIDSYVLELLMSELDVTDSEVFRVPGPLDLTGLWSFVGLDRPDLKQANFVGRTSRQLAEVESSTQPDIFAVVREHDVLLHHPYDSFSTSVQAFLEQAANDPHVLAIKQTLYRTSGDSPIVDALITAAENGKQVLAIVEIKARFDEQNNIDWSRKLEEAGVHVVYGLVGLKTHVKASMVVRNDGDQLRRYCHLGTGNYHPKTARLYEDIGLITCSADVGEDISNLFNVLSGYSMNTEYARLLVAPHSVRTGLIERIDREIANSEAGLPSGIRIKCNALVDEIVIDALYRASQAGVSVEVFVRGICALRPGVQGLSENVKVISILGRFLEHSRAFCFENNGAREVWIGSADMMHRNLDRRVETLVRLAEPVHIAWVNDLFDMAMSPDFSAWSLDSDGVWNRRLHREDGALLADYQETLIARTKHGGASL, from the coding sequence GTGTCGAATTCATTTACTGACCTTCCCGTCGATCGATTTCTGGATCGTGAGCTCTCCTGGCTGGCCTTTAACCAACGGGTCTTGGAACTAGCCGAGGATGCCAATCTCCCGGTGCTGGAGCGGGCCAAATTCCTCGCGATTTTTGCAAGTAACCTCGATGAATTCTTCATGGTGCGAGTCGCGGGCCTTAAACGACGCATCGCTACCGGGATCGCGGTGCGATCAGCCAGTGGCAAAAGCCCCAAGGATGTACTGGAATCAATCTGGGAACGTGCGCACGCCCTCCAACGCGAGCATGCACAGGTATTTCAGGGTGAAGTTCTCCCAGAGATGCGTTCAGCAGGCATCGAATTGCTTCGTTATGAGCAACTCACAGCAGATGAACGCGATTTCCTCGACAAGTTCTTCCATGCACAAGTCTTCCCTGTGCTAACTCCGCTTGCAGTTGACCCTTCACACCCGTTCCCGTACATCAGTGGATTGTCGCTCAACCTTGCAGTAGTGGTGCGCAATCCAGTGACAGGAAACGAACTCTTCGCACGCGTAAAGGTTCCCCCGCTCCTACCGCGCTTCGTAGCACTGGGTTCACAACGCTTCGTGCCATTGGAAGATTTGATGGCATCGCATCTCAATGAACTATTCCCAGGAATGCAGATTCTGCAACACCACAGTTTCCGCGTAACTCGAAACGAAGATGTTGAAGTAGAAGAAGACGATGCGGAAAACCTCTTGCTTGCACTGGAGCGAGAACTCATGCGCCGCCGCTTTGGGCCACCTGTACGACTCGAAGTTGAAGCGTCGATTGACTCATATGTGCTTGAACTATTAATGAGTGAACTCGATGTCACTGACAGTGAAGTCTTCCGCGTTCCGGGACCACTTGATCTCACCGGGCTTTGGTCCTTTGTCGGTCTTGATCGGCCTGATTTAAAGCAAGCAAACTTTGTTGGCCGAACTTCGCGCCAGCTCGCTGAAGTTGAAAGTTCCACTCAGCCTGACATCTTCGCCGTCGTTCGCGAACATGACGTACTCCTGCACCATCCATACGATTCGTTTAGCACTAGCGTGCAAGCCTTCCTAGAGCAAGCCGCAAACGATCCCCACGTGTTGGCGATTAAACAAACGCTCTACCGCACTTCGGGTGACTCACCAATTGTTGATGCACTCATCACGGCTGCCGAAAATGGCAAGCAGGTACTGGCAATTGTTGAGATTAAGGCTCGCTTCGATGAGCAAAACAATATCGACTGGAGCCGCAAACTTGAAGAAGCCGGTGTGCACGTTGTCTACGGCCTCGTTGGTCTTAAGACACACGTCAAGGCTTCAATGGTTGTGCGCAATGATGGCGACCAACTTCGACGTTACTGCCACTTGGGTACCGGTAACTACCATCCAAAAACCGCTCGCCTGTATGAAGATATCGGTCTGATTACCTGTTCAGCTGATGTTGGCGAAGATATTTCAAATCTCTTCAATGTGCTGTCCGGCTATTCCATGAATACTGAATATGCACGTCTTTTAGTTGCACCACACTCCGTTCGTACCGGACTCATTGAACGTATCGATCGTGAAATCGCAAACAGCGAAGCCGGTTTACCCAGCGGGATTCGCATCAAGTGCAATGCTCTGGTTGACGAAATTGTGATCGATGCTCTCTACCGCGCATCTCAGGCGGGCGTTTCAGTGGAAGTGTTTGTGCGTGGCATTTGCGCATTGCGTCCAGGCGTTCAAGGCTTAAGCGAGAACGTTAAAGTCATTAGCATTTTGGGTAGATTCCTTGAGCACTCCCGTGCGTTCTGCTTCGAGAACAACGGTGCACGCGAAGTCTGGATTGGCTCAGCAGACATGATGCATCGCAATCTTGATCGACGAGTTGAGACATTGGTGCGATTGGCTGAGCCTGTGCATATTGCCTGGGTGAATGACTTATTCGATATGGCAATGAGTCCTGACTTCTCAGCCTGGAGTCTGGACTCCGACGGCGTTTGGAATAGGCGCCTGCATCGCGAAGACGGCGCATTGCTTGCCGACTATCAAGAAACGTTGATTGCACGGACCAAACACGGTGGTGCTTCATTGTGA
- the mshD gene encoding mycothiol synthase, translated as MEIVTRLDQSQIDEAVALIDEITLHDGLSPISEHVFLHLRHGGDDQGLHFLKFEESALIAYAHLDITDKVEGPSAEIAVAPDFRRQGLGTELIRALVDAAPAGNLRLWAHGEQAIAGQWAKAMGFRHARTLWQMRRSLLAPLPPARFSDDVVLRSFIPGHDDQEWVALNAKAFAGHDEQGDWTLDDLHRRMAEPWFSIPGFLVAADRDSGKMLGFHWTKIHGVVQATPENPHVHDAIGEVYVVGVDPTLQGKGLGKALTLAGLHHLRAQGLVQSMLYVDASNTSAITLYETLGFSRWDVDVMYRHGSLT; from the coding sequence ATGGAGATCGTTACGCGTCTTGACCAGTCGCAAATCGACGAAGCCGTTGCGCTTATTGATGAAATCACCCTGCACGATGGACTTTCCCCAATATCGGAGCACGTATTCCTGCACCTTCGCCACGGCGGCGATGATCAAGGCTTGCATTTCCTGAAGTTTGAAGAGTCCGCACTCATCGCATACGCACACCTTGACATCACTGACAAGGTCGAAGGGCCAAGTGCAGAAATCGCCGTCGCGCCCGACTTTCGTCGACAAGGTCTTGGAACGGAATTAATTCGAGCACTTGTCGATGCTGCACCGGCTGGCAACTTGCGCCTTTGGGCACACGGCGAACAAGCGATCGCAGGTCAATGGGCTAAAGCCATGGGATTTCGCCACGCACGAACACTGTGGCAAATGCGTCGATCACTTCTTGCACCACTTCCACCAGCGCGCTTCAGCGACGATGTCGTCCTGCGTTCCTTTATTCCCGGTCATGATGACCAAGAGTGGGTTGCTCTCAACGCAAAGGCCTTTGCTGGCCACGATGAACAAGGTGACTGGACTCTTGACGATCTTCATCGTCGAATGGCTGAGCCTTGGTTTTCCATCCCGGGTTTCCTCGTAGCGGCCGATCGAGACAGTGGGAAAATGCTGGGCTTTCACTGGACGAAAATCCACGGGGTCGTTCAGGCGACACCCGAAAATCCTCATGTTCACGATGCCATCGGCGAGGTTTATGTGGTGGGCGTAGACCCAACCCTCCAGGGCAAGGGCTTGGGCAAGGCCCTGACCTTGGCTGGATTGCATCACCTGCGGGCCCAAGGGCTGGTGCAGAGCATGTTGTACGTGGACGCCTCAAATACCTCCGCGATCACCCTCTACGAAACCCTTGGGTTCTCCCGCTGGGATGTCGATGTCATGTATCGCCATGGATCGCTCACCTAA
- a CDS encoding response regulator transcription factor, whose translation MRIVLLTRALESSTEVLPALALLTHQVRTLPAEPTALLNAPECDVLLVDGRRDLPAVRGLTRLLQHTGIDAPLVLVTTEGGLSAVQWDWGIDEVLLDTASPAEVEARLRLAASRLTPGVDLESGNNEEIRSGELMIDEGTYTAKLRGRALDLTFKEFELLKFLAQHPGRVFTRALLLQEVWGYDYFGGTRTVDVHVRRLRAKLGTEHEAMIGTVRNVGYRFVPQNIDQATMAVLAVDEVGIGLN comes from the coding sequence ATGCGAATCGTCTTGCTCACTCGCGCGCTTGAATCCTCGACAGAGGTTCTCCCGGCACTGGCGTTGCTTACCCACCAAGTGCGCACTCTTCCTGCCGAACCCACAGCTCTTCTCAATGCACCTGAATGTGATGTCTTGCTGGTCGATGGCCGCCGGGATCTACCAGCCGTGCGTGGATTAACTCGCCTACTTCAGCACACAGGCATCGACGCACCACTCGTACTTGTGACGACCGAAGGCGGTCTCTCCGCAGTGCAATGGGACTGGGGCATCGATGAAGTGCTCCTAGATACCGCTTCGCCTGCAGAGGTCGAAGCACGTCTTCGGTTGGCTGCATCGCGCTTGACTCCAGGTGTTGATCTTGAATCGGGCAACAACGAAGAAATTCGCAGCGGTGAACTCATGATCGATGAAGGCACCTACACAGCCAAACTTCGCGGGCGTGCACTTGATCTCACGTTCAAGGAATTCGAACTCTTGAAATTCCTAGCCCAACACCCTGGGCGCGTATTCACGCGTGCGCTACTCCTTCAAGAAGTGTGGGGTTACGACTACTTCGGCGGCACCCGCACTGTCGACGTTCACGTCCGTCGTTTGCGCGCAAAGCTCGGTACTGAACACGAGGCCATGATTGGCACAGTGCGAAACGTCGGTTACCGCTTTGTTCCACAAAACATCGACCAAGCAACGATGGCGGTACTCGCCGTTGATGAAGTCGGCATTGGGCTGAATTAG
- a CDS encoding alpha/beta fold hydrolase encodes MSKTIRILITSVIALGDNAPMDQSSAATLVTADGVQVKVRLTSGPGSLAFVVAHGITGHGEHEHVRSIVDHLSEYGAVITVDLRGHGGSGGQSTVGMWEVLDVDRAVAWARELGFRSVVSVGFSLGAAVCIRQAALALHPELTSEADPGVGNPVDAIVTVSGPAFWYYRGTKVMRLLHWCVETKPGRLLLRAKGTLIRPVEWPQLRPIEPHVAAGLLDSTPLLVVHGTKDRYFPVEHPQAIHRAAVTSGHPDVDLWLLTGVGHAEAAVAMDTIDEIAKWSLARCSD; translated from the coding sequence GTGAGCAAGACGATTCGCATCTTGATCACCTCCGTTATTGCTCTAGGGGACAATGCTCCCATGGATCAGTCCAGTGCGGCCACTCTGGTGACAGCGGACGGCGTCCAGGTCAAGGTTCGATTGACGTCGGGGCCCGGCTCGCTGGCCTTCGTTGTGGCCCATGGCATCACCGGACACGGCGAGCATGAACACGTCAGGTCAATCGTTGATCACCTGAGTGAGTATGGCGCGGTCATCACCGTGGACCTGCGAGGTCACGGTGGTTCTGGTGGTCAATCAACTGTGGGCATGTGGGAAGTCCTCGATGTTGATCGTGCTGTGGCTTGGGCTCGGGAACTTGGGTTTCGGAGCGTAGTTTCGGTTGGCTTCTCTTTGGGTGCGGCGGTGTGCATTCGACAGGCCGCCTTGGCCTTGCATCCAGAATTGACGTCAGAGGCCGATCCTGGAGTGGGCAACCCCGTTGATGCAATCGTGACGGTCAGTGGCCCGGCATTTTGGTACTACCGAGGCACCAAGGTGATGCGCCTATTGCATTGGTGTGTTGAGACAAAGCCTGGTCGTCTCCTCCTTCGAGCAAAGGGCACGCTTATTCGACCGGTGGAGTGGCCGCAGCTGCGCCCTATTGAGCCGCACGTGGCAGCAGGACTGCTGGACAGCACGCCGTTGTTGGTCGTGCATGGCACCAAGGATCGGTATTTCCCTGTGGAGCATCCCCAGGCAATTCATCGTGCCGCGGTGACAAGCGGGCATCCAGATGTTGACCTTTGGCTCTTAACTGGGGTCGGGCATGCGGAAGCCGCAGTTGCGATGGATACGATCGATGAAATTGCGAAATGGAGCTTGGCTAGATGCTCGGATTAA
- a CDS encoding thioredoxin family protein encodes MLGLILLVAVLALASIFGLWRKKTDGTMKSVAAPVPVADDAPEVGVETASVAEHGGERLSAEALGSSLGTHATLVQFSTAFCQPCRATRRILDEVASMVPGTVHLEIDAEAHLDLVRQLDIRRTPTVLVLNSSGVITKRAVGMPRKADVIAALGDVL; translated from the coding sequence ATGCTCGGATTAATTCTGCTTGTCGCGGTACTCGCGCTTGCCAGCATCTTTGGCCTATGGCGCAAAAAGACCGACGGCACGATGAAATCAGTGGCTGCGCCTGTTCCTGTCGCTGATGATGCTCCCGAAGTTGGTGTTGAGACAGCTTCCGTTGCCGAGCATGGAGGAGAGAGGCTCAGCGCTGAAGCGCTGGGGTCTTCCCTTGGTACCCATGCCACGCTGGTGCAGTTTTCTACAGCTTTTTGCCAACCGTGCCGCGCTACTCGCCGCATTTTGGACGAAGTTGCATCCATGGTTCCAGGCACCGTTCACCTTGAAATTGATGCGGAAGCTCACCTTGATTTGGTCCGGCAACTTGATATCCGCCGGACCCCAACAGTCCTTGTGTTGAACTCAAGCGGAGTGATTACCAAGCGAGCTGTGGGTATGCCACGTAAGGCAGATGTGATCGCCGCTCTCGGAGACGTGCTGTAG
- a CDS encoding DUF4395 domain-containing protein yields MSSPALCDPEVEVDVRGPRFAAAITVLVLAASLLTVGTAVATTLLVIQTVVFGLGAFIGLKAQPYGIIFRTVVQPRLAPATDFEAIAPPRFAALVGFIFTAVALIGVVTGVDAVTYIAVAFALAAAFLNAAFGFCLGCEMFLLGKRVFSRPAGV; encoded by the coding sequence ATGTCATCCCCAGCGTTGTGTGATCCAGAGGTAGAAGTTGATGTGCGCGGCCCACGTTTCGCCGCAGCTATCACTGTGCTGGTACTGGCCGCATCACTATTAACAGTCGGCACAGCAGTGGCAACGACACTCCTCGTGATTCAAACGGTGGTGTTTGGGTTGGGGGCCTTTATCGGATTAAAGGCTCAGCCATACGGAATTATTTTCCGCACAGTTGTGCAGCCACGACTTGCACCTGCAACGGATTTTGAAGCGATTGCACCACCTCGCTTTGCAGCGTTGGTTGGATTCATATTCACCGCAGTTGCACTTATTGGTGTGGTTACGGGCGTTGACGCTGTCACATACATCGCTGTGGCATTCGCACTTGCGGCTGCATTTTTGAATGCAGCCTTTGGTTTTTGCTTGGGTTGCGAAATGTTTTTATTGGGCAAGCGGGTCTTCTCTCGCCCAGCCGGTGTCTAA
- a CDS encoding DsrE family protein, which yields MRQLVVKVTAGADDPERCAQGFTVAATAVASGAQVSLWLTGEAAWFALPGRAGEFTLAHAAALNDLLDAVLAEGSVTLCSQCAQRRDISPSDVIDEIRIAGAASFVEEILGAEVQALVY from the coding sequence ATGAGGCAGTTGGTCGTAAAGGTCACAGCGGGAGCAGATGATCCTGAGCGCTGCGCTCAGGGGTTCACCGTGGCTGCAACAGCCGTTGCTTCAGGCGCTCAGGTCTCGCTTTGGCTCACGGGAGAGGCTGCCTGGTTCGCCTTACCTGGCCGAGCCGGGGAATTCACCTTGGCGCATGCAGCAGCACTCAATGACCTTCTAGACGCGGTGCTGGCAGAGGGAAGTGTCACGTTATGTTCGCAGTGCGCTCAACGCCGCGACATTTCACCTAGCGATGTCATCGATGAAATTCGCATCGCGGGGGCTGCGAGCTTTGTGGAAGAAATTCTTGGCGCCGAAGTGCAAGCGTTGGTCTACTAG
- a CDS encoding FABP family protein, with the protein MDADAVKAELAPISWLIGHWVGVGTGHYPTIEDFRFGQEIVFSTDGRPFLNYSSRSWLLDEEGNRLRPLASESGFIRPRPDNHLEMQLSHPTGYAEIWYGKVEVTGIEQAVITGARAEMRTDLVARTESAKEYTEGHRLYGLVEGKLLWTFDMAAMGQPISNHLAASLQRADVREPEQSSE; encoded by the coding sequence ATGGATGCGGACGCAGTCAAAGCTGAACTTGCGCCCATCTCTTGGCTGATTGGCCACTGGGTTGGCGTCGGCACGGGGCATTACCCCACCATTGAAGACTTCCGGTTTGGCCAGGAGATTGTCTTCAGCACCGACGGACGCCCATTCCTGAACTATTCCTCTCGCAGTTGGTTGCTCGATGAAGAGGGCAATCGCCTTCGTCCGCTTGCATCGGAGTCGGGTTTTATCCGCCCACGCCCTGATAACCACCTAGAGATGCAACTCTCGCACCCCACGGGCTATGCCGAAATTTGGTACGGCAAGGTTGAAGTCACTGGCATTGAACAGGCAGTGATTACTGGTGCACGCGCAGAAATGCGCACTGATCTTGTTGCGCGTACGGAAAGTGCAAAGGAATACACCGAGGGCCATCGCCTCTATGGATTAGTTGAAGGCAAGCTGCTTTGGACCTTCGATATGGCAGCAATGGGCCAGCCGATCAGCAATCACCTTGCTGCATCGCTACAACGTGCAGACGTGCGTGAGCCCGAGCAGTCGAGTGAATAG
- a CDS encoding Fur family transcriptional regulator: MSPSSRVNSDWDQRLREHGFRITPQRQLVLEAVEHLRHGTPEEILFEVQRTASGVNLSTVYRTLEVLEDVGLVTHAHIGHGAPTYHAVDEDIHIHLVCDTCGKVSSAPGSVADSFIAALRANHAFVTDISHMAMHGECESCFNMLSDNSLEVQS, translated from the coding sequence GTGAGCCCGAGCAGTCGAGTGAATAGCGATTGGGATCAGCGGTTACGCGAACACGGGTTTCGCATTACCCCGCAACGCCAGTTGGTTCTCGAAGCTGTTGAACATTTGCGGCACGGGACACCGGAAGAAATCCTTTTCGAAGTCCAACGAACGGCATCAGGTGTCAATCTTTCGACGGTGTACCGCACGCTAGAAGTACTTGAAGATGTTGGCTTGGTTACCCACGCGCATATTGGCCATGGCGCACCGACGTATCACGCAGTTGATGAAGACATTCATATTCACTTGGTCTGTGACACCTGCGGAAAAGTTTCCAGCGCACCAGGGTCAGTCGCTGATTCCTTCATTGCAGCGCTTCGAGCCAATCATGCGTTCGTCACTGACATTTCCCACATGGCGATGCACGGTGAATGTGAATCATGTTTCAACATGTTGAGTGACAACAGCCTTGAGGTTCAATCATGA
- the dtd gene encoding D-aminoacyl-tRNA deacylase produces the protein MRALVQRALDASVSVDGQILGQFQGAGLVVLVGVTHTDNAATAKKLAEKVHHLRIFPSDTGEVSASDLSLPILVISQFTLYSDTKKGRRPTWDAAAPASVAEPLVDAFVQALQDAGTHVETGKFGADMKVTFTNDGPITILLELDPPTQ, from the coding sequence ATGCGTGCCCTTGTCCAACGAGCACTTGATGCCAGCGTCAGCGTTGATGGCCAGATTCTTGGTCAATTCCAAGGTGCGGGCTTAGTTGTACTCGTTGGAGTCACCCACACTGATAATGCAGCAACAGCCAAGAAACTGGCCGAAAAAGTTCACCATCTACGCATCTTTCCTAGTGACACCGGTGAAGTTTCAGCCAGTGATCTGAGTTTGCCCATACTCGTGATCTCGCAATTCACCCTGTATTCGGACACCAAGAAAGGTCGACGCCCTACTTGGGATGCAGCTGCTCCCGCATCAGTTGCCGAACCTTTGGTGGATGCGTTTGTTCAAGCCTTGCAAGATGCGGGAACACATGTTGAAACTGGCAAATTCGGTGCAGATATGAAAGTGACCTTCACCAATGACGGCCCGATCACCATCCTGCTGGAGCTGGATCCTCCAACGCAGTGA
- a CDS encoding DUF2516 family protein — MLYQTQNIAYLLLTILIVGLSGFAFIDCVRRPAQAFPAVSRQTKVLWLVLTGIAALANLAIGDPLSIFGIAGAVIALVYLFDVRPRIIEILNNRW, encoded by the coding sequence GTGCTGTATCAAACCCAAAACATCGCGTATCTCTTGCTCACGATTTTGATTGTTGGCCTGAGTGGATTCGCCTTCATTGACTGTGTGCGCCGACCAGCACAAGCCTTTCCAGCTGTGAGTCGTCAGACCAAGGTGTTGTGGCTCGTACTTACGGGCATTGCAGCGTTAGCCAATCTTGCTATCGGTGATCCGCTATCGATATTTGGTATTGCAGGTGCTGTGATCGCGTTGGTCTATCTCTTCGATGTGCGTCCGCGCATCATCGAGATTCTCAACAACCGCTGGTAG